GAATCGGCAAATAGCTGGCAGGAGGCGGTGGAGAACGCCGTGGCCGAGGCCGCGCGCACCATTCCCAACATCAGCGGAGTGGAGGTATACAACTTTACGGCCAACGTGGCCAACGGCCGCCTGACCG
Above is a window of Clostridia bacterium DNA encoding:
- a CDS encoding dodecin family protein: MHVKVIELVGESANSWQEAVENAVAEAARTIPNISGVEVYNFTANVANGRLTEYKANVKIAYAEGAPG